Proteins from a single region of Chlorocebus sabaeus isolate Y175 chromosome 7, mChlSab1.0.hap1, whole genome shotgun sequence:
- the SPRY1 gene encoding protein sprouty homolog 1, translating into MDPQNQHGSGSSLVVIQQPSLDSRQRLDYEREIQPAAILSLDQIKAIRGSNEYTEGPSVVKRPAPRTAPRQEKHERTHEIIPINVNNNYEHRHTSHLGHAVLPNNARGPILSRSTSTGSAASSGSNSSASSEQGLLGRSPPTRPVPGHRSERAIRTQPKQLIVDDLKGSLKEDLTQHKFICEQCGKCKCGECTAPRTLPSCLACNRQCLCSAESMVEYGTCMCLVKGIFYHCSNDDEGDSYSDNPCSCSQSHCCSRYLCMGAMSLFLPCLLCYPPAKGCLKLCRGCYDWIHRPGCRCKNSNTVYCKLESCPSRGQDKPS; encoded by the coding sequence ATGGATCCCCAAAATCAACATGGCAGTGGCAGTTCGTTAGTTGTGATCCAGCAACCTTCTTTGGATAGCCGTCAGAGATTAGACTATGAGAGAGAGATTCAGCCTGCTGCTATTTTGTCATTAGACCAGATCAAGGCCATAAGAGGCAGCAATGAATACACAGAAGGGCCTTCAGTGGTGAAAAGACCTGCTCCTCGGACAGCACCAAGACAAGAAAAGCATGAGAGGACTCATGAAATCATACCAATTAATGTGAATAATAACTACGAGCACAGACACACAAGCCACCTGGGACATGCAGTACTCCCCAATAATGCCAGGGGTCCCATTTTGAGCAGATCAACCAGCACTGGCAGTGCAGCCAGCTCTGGGAGCAACAGCAGTGCCTCTTCTGAACAAGGACTGTTAGGAAGGTCACCACCAACCAGACCAGTCCCTGGTCATAGGTCTGAAAGGGCAATCCGGACCCAGCCCAAGCAACTGATTGTGGATGACTTGAAGGGTTCCTTGAAAGAGGACCTGACACAGCACAAGTTCATTTGTGAACAGTGTGGGAAGTGCAAGTGTGGAGAATGCACGGCTCCCAGGACCCTGCCATCCTGTTTGGCCTGTAACCGGCAGTGCCTTTGCTCTGCTGAGAGCATGGTGGAATATGGAACCTGCATGTGCTTAGTCAAGGGCATCTTCTACCACTGCTCCAATGACGACGAAGGGGATTCCTACTCAGATAATCCTTGCTCCTGTTCACAGTCACACTGCTGCTCTAGATACCTGTGTATGGGAgccatgtctttatttttacctTGCTTACTCTGTTATCCTCCTGCTAAAGGATGCCTGAAGCTGTGCAGGGGGTGTTATGACTGGATCCATCGCCCAGGGTGCAGATGTAAGAACTCCAACACTGTCTATTGTAAGCTGGAGAGCTGCCCCTCCCGGGGTCAGGATAAACCATCATGA